A DNA window from Drosophila pseudoobscura strain MV-25-SWS-2005 chromosome 2, UCI_Dpse_MV25, whole genome shotgun sequence contains the following coding sequences:
- the PKD gene encoding serine/threonine-protein kinase D1 isoform X2, with protein sequence MDKVPLDCTGEAQLSQLQMQAEIGDGTPRKERDNFFREEFDDSDFEDSPSPQPEYGKYGKGAMGGGVNLVAGRPREPPKALTNAHNSPPELVNGGMGDDGSGSGSVGGETKSSDGQSEQSQSSSSSSPSANIPLMRIVQSVKHTKKRGGQALKEGWLVHFTSLDKAVKRYYWRLDSKTVTLFVSEQGSKYHKELPLAELLSIEAHRDPRPDSNYCFELCMPSLSYYVGQDPLVGAKEEQAVRLPPPDSGIGSDIAKSWETSIRQAFMHVNNTQCCESEEQVQDMGQLYQIFPDEVLGSGQFGVVYGGVHKKTKREVAIKVIDKLRFPTKQEAQLKNEVAILQNICHCGVVNLERMFETPERIFVVMEKLKGDMLEMILSHARGRLSERVTKFLITQILIALKYLHSQNIVHCDLKPENVLLSSDAEFPQVKLCDFGYARIIGEKSFRRSVVGTPAYLAPEVLRNKGYNRSLDMWSVGVIIYVSLSGTFPFNEEEDINDQIQNAAFMYPPNPWKEISSNAIDLINNLLQVKQRKRYTVDKSLLHYWLQDKQTYRDLRTLETQVGGGRYLTHEADDIRWDCAGDM encoded by the exons ATGGACAAGGTGCCGCTGGACTGCACGGGAGAGGCGCAGCTCTCTCAGCTGCAGATGCAGGCGGAGATCGGCGACGGGACGCCGCGCAAGGAGCGGGACAACTTCTTCCGCGAGGAGTTCGATGACAGCGATTTCGAGGACTCACCCAGTCCGCAGCCGGAGTACGGAAAGTACGGCAAGGGGGCGATGGGAGGCGGTGTAAATCTGGTTGCAGGGAGACCCAGGGAGCCGCCCAAGGCGCTTACCAACGCCCACAACTCCCCCCCGGAGCTGGTCAACGGAGGGATGGGCGAcgatggcagcggcagcggcagcgtggGAGGGGAGACGAAGTCCAGCGACGGCCAGTCGGAGCAGTCTcagtcctcgtcctcctcctcgcccaGCGCCAACATCCCGCTGATGCGCATCGTGCAGTCCGTGAAGCACACGAAGAAGCGCGGCGGCCAGGCCCTGAAGGAGGGGTGGCTGGTCCACTTCACCTCCCTGGACAAGGCCGTCAAGCGCTACTACTGGCGCCTCGACTCCAAGACCGTCACGCTGTTCGTCTCGGAGCAGGGCAGCAAGTACCACAAGGAGCTGCCGCTGGCGGAGCTCCTCTCCATCGAGGCGCACCGCGATCCGCGTCCCGACTCCAACTACTGCTTCGAGCTGTGCATGCCCAGCCTCAGCTACTACGTCGGCCAGGATCCCCTCGTGGGCGCcaaggaggagcaggcggTGCGCCTGCCGCCCCCGGATAGCGGCATCGGCAGCGATATCGCCAAGAGCTGGGAGACAAGCATCCGGCAGGCCTTCATGCATGTGAACAACACAC AATGCTGTGAATCGGAGGAGCAGGTCCAGGACATGGGACAGCTCTATCAGATATTTCCCGATGAGGTGCTCGGCTCCGGACAGTTTGGCGTCGTCTACGGCGGCGTGCACAAGAAGACGAAGCGCGAGGTGGCCATCAAGGTAATCGACAAGCTGCGCTTCCCCACGAAGCAGGAGGCCCAGCTGAAGAACGAGGTGGCCATCCTCCAGAACATCTGCCACTGCGGCGTCGTCAACCTGGAGCGCATGTTCGAGACCCCCGAGCGCATCTTCGTCGTGATGGAGAAGCTGAAGGGCGACATGCTCGAGATGATCCTGTCGCACGCGAGGGGTCGGCTAAGCGAGCGCGTCACCAAGTTTCTCATCACCCAGATCCTGATTGCCCTCAAGTACCTGCACTCGCAGAACATCGTCCACTGCGACCTGAAGCCGGAAAACGTGCTGCTCTCCTCGGACGCAGAGTTTCCGCAGGTGAAGCTGTGCGACTTTGGCTATGCCCGCATCATTGGCGAGAAGTCCTTCCGCCGCTCGGTGGTGGGCACGCCCGCCTATCTCGCACCCGAAGTGCTCCGAAACAAGGGCTACAATCGGTCGCTGGACATGTGGAGCGTGGGCGTGATCATCTATGTGAGCCTGAGCGGCACATTTCCCTtcaacgaggaggaggacatcAACGATCAGATACAGAATGCCGCCTTCATGTATCCCCCCAATCCGTGGAAAGAGATCTCCTCCAATG CCATTGATCTGATCAACAACCTGCTGCAGGTGAAGCAGCGAAAGCGCTACACAGTGGACAAGAGCCTGTTGCACTACTGGCTGCAGGATAAGCAAACCTACCGAGACCTGCGCACCCTGGAGACCCAGGTGGGCGGCGGACGCTATCTCACACACGAGGCGGACGACATACGCTGGGATTGTGCGGGTGACATGTGA
- the LOC6897219 gene encoding uncharacterized protein — protein sequence MQLLPFSFFLLFALSLRECLETAASQDSDGFTTPSPAWIEYQRIRFSEGPNDPNILTSSQILGSSTKAPVHTVVVVTPNVETTSRRHSSHSTESHEEEDSTEPPVDNGDGENGGEIEMPSMHGFLKFLKTMQNSWIKKSALSIEKKIKLLQNLRDNLMRMIEQHFAVLWQPPERKRRRRRGLMDEAAIDFPPEAAIMSINFLTFAVFLIKLVMQVVKIVKSKHYTLSGFSFNPQVIRNP from the exons ATGCAACTATTACCATTCAGTTTCTTCCTTTTGTTTGCACTCAGCTTAAGAGAGTGTTTGGAGACAGCCGCAAGCCAGGATTCGGATGGCTTTACCACGCCCAGTCCTGCTTGGATTGAATACCAGCGCATCCGCTTCAGTGAAGGTCCGAATGACCCGAATATTTTAACCAGCTCCCAGATTTTAGGGAGCTCTACCAAGGCACCTGTTCATACTGTGGTCGTGGTCACTCCCAATGTGGAGACTACATCGCGGAGGCACTCGTCGCATTCGACAGAGAGCCATGAGGAGGAGGACTCTACGGAACCACCGGTAGACAACGGAGATGGAGAAAATGGTGGCGAAATCGAGATGCCCAGCATGCACGGCTTCCTCAAGTTTCTGAAAACCATGCAGAACAGCTGGATCAAGAAGTCGGCCCTCAGCATTGAAAAGAAGATCAAACTCCTCCAGAATCTCCGTGACAATCTAATGCGGATGATTG AGCAACATTTCGCGGTTCTGTGGCAGCCACCGGAGCGGAAGAGACGTAGGCGTCGCGGCCTGATGGACGAAGCCGCAATAGATTTCCCACCCGAAGCAGCCATCATGAGCATTAATTTCCTTACATTCGCTGTTTTTCTCATCAAGCTGGTGATG CAAGTGGTGAAGATTGTTAAGAGCAAGCATTATACCTTATCTGGATTCAGCTTTAATCCTCAAGTGATCAGAAATCCCTAG
- the LOC4801461 gene encoding pollen-specific leucine-rich repeat extensin-like protein 2 — protein MSLANHSQNLQLQLEQLRELQQLQEQQQQLEGQHPLLSAIAENNYAQTQRVHYPNHYYPSNHYHYQQQGRPLLAAAGSSHNGAYAGTAPYSGHSGHGHIEPSVEYELQQTPPSGGFTSYHASAGSAPALSMGMPHPPPHPPRPPPHPPAIHSYSYPKPPPPTRGSAGKKSKKNSSGVMSALTLLSFFFFLNLLQNCIKDHMSDMNPTVMVLTDTGSRNRFNKLAEMNSREQTSSPTPSWQQAALVPVPDSGPGSVPVSSPAPVIVKPTVVLQSPYSGAAASAAAVVTNKPQYHQNQHHPHPHPHPHPHPHPHPHQHHNHNPATDSHHYPPPPGDDDDDVDYNYGHRRPPPGPPQTSAADFYPNRTTHIDHSSRPDFDSDSDSDYYQHHYYPERHRYSDSRYSHPRRPWSYVGAASHAGSGSRQRYSSAPWSSASLGAQSGVSSYLDNAQRRQGDDDDAAAGHGFDADDDDGRHHRRRGDAFYTRIN, from the exons ATGTCTCTGGCAAATCACAGTCAAAATTTGCAACTTCAGCTGGAGCAGTTGCGAGAGTTGCAACAGCtacaggaacaacaacaacagctggaGGGACAACATCCACTGCTGTCAGCAATTGCGGAGAATAATTATGC TCAAACGCAACGCGTGCATTATCCCAACCATTACTATCCGAGCaaccattaccattaccaGCAACAGGGACGACCGCTGCTGGCCGCCgctggcagcagccacaacggTGCTTATGCAGGCACTGCCCCGTACAGCGGACACTCCGGCCATGG CCACATCGAGCCATCGGTGGAGTACGAACTGCAGCAGACGCCACCCTCGGGTGGGTTCACCTCGTAccatgccagtgctgggaGTGCGCCCGCACTGTCCATGGGCATGCCCCATCCGCCGCCCCATCCACCCCGACCGCCGCCCCATCCTCCAGCAATCCATTCGTACTCGTATCCAaagccaccgccacccacGAGGGGCTCCGCCGGCAAGAAATCGAAGAAGAACTCCAGCGGGGTGATGTCCGCGCTGACGCTGCTCtcgttcttcttcttcctgaATCTGCTGCAGAACTGCATCAAGGATCACATGTCGGATATGAATCCCACCGTGATGGTGCTCACGGACACCGGCAGTCGCAATCGTTTCAATAAATTAGCCGAGATGAACTCACGCGAACAAACCTCATCGCCGACCCCATCTTGGCAGCAGGCTGCCTTGGTCCCAGTGCCGGACTCAGGACCCGGTTCCGTTCCCGTCTCTAGTCCGGCCCCCGTTATTGTTAAACCAACGGTGGTGCTGCAGTCGCCATATAgtggagctgctgcttctgctgctgccgtggtGACTAATAAGCCCCAGTATcaccagaaccagcaccatcctcacccgcacccgcaccctcaccctcacccccacccccacccccaccagcACCATAATCACAATCCAGCCACGGACTCACATCATTATCCACCACCCcctggtgatgatgatgacgatgttGATTATAATTACGGACATCGCAGACCCCCACCAGGACCGCCCCAGACCAGCGCCGCGGACTTCTATCCTAATCGCACAACACACATTGACCACTCGTCCCGTCCCGACTTTGACTCCGATTCAGATTCCGATTACTATCAGCATCACTACTACCCCGAACGGCATCGCTACTCGGACTCCCGTTACAGCCATCCGCGGCGTCCTTGGTCTTACGTTGGCGCCGCCTCGCATgccggcagcggcagcaggcagcgctACTCATCCGCACCGTGGTCTTCAGCCTCGTTGGGCGCTCAGTCGGGCGTGAGCTCTTACTTGGATAATGCCCAGCGCCGTCaaggtgatgatgatgatgctgctgccggccATGGCTTTGACgctgacgatgacgatggtCGGCATCATCGGCGACGCGGCGATGCTTTCTATACACGCATTAATTGA